The following nucleotide sequence is from Endozoicomonas sp. GU-1.
GGCTCCTGGTGATGGAATGGGGTAATATGTCCTCTCTTTGTGTATTATTTGATCAGCTTTTATGGAGAGCTGAAGGAGTAGAAAATGGGTTTTGGTGGCATCAGTATCTGGCAGTTGCTGATCATTCTGTTGATCGTAGTGATGCTTTTTGGTACGAAAAAGCTTCGCGGAATGGGCAGTGATCTGGGCAGTGCAGTAAAAGGTTTTAAAAAAGCACTGGGCTCTGATGAAGAGTCGGAAGGTGAGAAAAATAATGAAAAAAACTCAGGGAAGCCTGAGCTGAAGGCTGGCTCTGTTGAGCAGCGTAATCTGGAGTCTGACCTGGAAAAGTCCAGGCATAAGCAGTCTTGACTGTATAAAAGGGCTTTCAGGCCGGTTTTCTGGCGAAAGCTGTTCTTTTGAGCCAGGTGTGATCCCCTCTTGCAGGGGAGCTACAGCTACCCTTTGGTAATTGAGTGGCGATCGAGAGGTGTGATAGTTCGCTGTGCTTGATATAGGTTTTACAGAGTTGTTATTGGTTGCCGTAATTGCCCTGGTGGTGCTGGGTCCGGAGCGCCTGCCTCAGGCCATCCGGACAACCGCTTACTGGGTGGGCAAAATTCGTCGCAGTTTTCAGTCCGTCAAAGAGGAGCTTGAGCGGGAGATTGATGCCGACGGAATCAAACAGCAATTGCACAATGAAGCTGTCATGAAAGAGTTGAATAAAACTCGTGAACAGTTTCAGAGTCAGATCAATGATCTGAAAAAGTCTGTGAGCATTGATCCTGCCGAAGACCAGACGTCTTCCGGTGTAAATACCTCGTCCGGGGTTGACGGTGGCTCAGTGAGTGGAGATGGCAGTGTTAACCAACAGGCAGTGAATGACACCTCTGCTCGCCTGTCTCAGGAAAAGGGCAGTAACTGACACTCCCCGCCCTGGCGGGCGAGGGTTCTTGATCGCTCAAGAACGTTTCTGTTTCACGGTCCGTAGCTCAGGGAACAGGTGGGGCCGCCTAGGCTTGGTTATCGCATAAAAGTTCCACAGTGGGAGCTTTTACGATGGCGAATCAACGGGGGCACCTAGCTCCATGCTCCCCAAGTCTCACACGAACTCCGCAGACTTTACATCCCGTCTGCCCGACGGTAGGTCTACAAAAGACTGGATAAAGTTAGCAAGGAATGAACAAACACTCAAGCGGAGCGCTCTGTGCGCTCCTGTCTTATATCACCGCCCGATTGGGCGATGCTTT
It contains:
- the tatA gene encoding twin-arginine translocase TatA/TatE family subunit, encoding MGFGGISIWQLLIILLIVVMLFGTKKLRGMGSDLGSAVKGFKKALGSDEESEGEKNNEKNSGKPELKAGSVEQRNLESDLEKSRHKQS
- the tatB gene encoding Sec-independent protein translocase protein TatB — protein: MLDIGFTELLLVAVIALVVLGPERLPQAIRTTAYWVGKIRRSFQSVKEELEREIDADGIKQQLHNEAVMKELNKTREQFQSQINDLKKSVSIDPAEDQTSSGVNTSSGVDGGSVSGDGSVNQQAVNDTSARLSQEKGSN